From the Sphingomonas aliaeris genome, one window contains:
- a CDS encoding serine hydrolase domain-containing protein, giving the protein MFRRFIGMVAMVGAVVTPSLVTAQGPAPTIARPAGIAQPALRLTPPPGGAPALTRADVDTWLDGFMPYALADGDIAGATVVVVKDGAILTSRGFGYADIAKRTPVDPARTLMRPGSISKLFVWTAVMQQVERGKLNLDADVNQYLDFKIPPRDGKPITLRQIMTHRAGFEEAAKDIIFHDPKRLMPIDAYLKRWIPRRVFAPGTVPAYSNWATTLAGYIVQRVSNEPFEVYVERNIFAPLRMNNATFRQPLPARFTAQAAQGYGRASGKPIPFELVGPAPAGSLSITGNDMARFMLAHLNGGEYDGGRILSPATTAQMHAAQPGGIANLNRMALGFFESNINNRRVIGHLGDSEAFHSALHLFPAENVGLYLSLSSAGDAGAAGKIRIALFDAFADRYFPSPSRPIVAGVDDANARQHAAMMAGNWSNTRGSQSSFMALVGLLGQMNVSSGPKGELIVPALKGFGGGVRKWVEVSPFLWADPMSHERLGAEVKDGKVVRFAMDQVAPVMEYHQTPAARSSSWLLPALYVALAVMALTAVLWPIRAIVRRRFKGVLAMTPQRLRAFRASRIMAIATVLVLVGWLTTVTVMSADTNSLGSAMDPALWMLQIAGAVVFVGGVAIMAWNLWAAWTAPAGWPGRIWAILLLLSALVILWIAYAFGLMAMSVNY; this is encoded by the coding sequence ATGTTTCGACGATTTATCGGCATGGTCGCAATGGTCGGGGCCGTGGTCACCCCCTCCCTCGTCACGGCACAGGGGCCTGCCCCGACGATCGCCCGGCCCGCTGGCATCGCGCAGCCCGCTCTGCGATTGACGCCGCCGCCCGGCGGCGCGCCCGCGCTAACCCGTGCGGACGTGGACACGTGGCTTGATGGCTTCATGCCCTACGCCTTGGCGGATGGCGACATCGCGGGCGCGACGGTCGTCGTCGTGAAGGACGGCGCGATCCTGACAAGCCGCGGCTTCGGTTATGCCGATATCGCGAAGCGCACACCGGTCGATCCCGCACGCACGCTGATGCGGCCGGGATCGATATCCAAGTTGTTCGTGTGGACCGCCGTCATGCAGCAGGTCGAGCGTGGCAAGTTGAACCTGGATGCGGACGTCAACCAATACCTCGACTTCAAGATTCCGCCGCGCGACGGCAAGCCGATCACGTTGCGCCAGATCATGACTCATCGCGCCGGGTTCGAGGAAGCGGCGAAGGACATCATCTTTCATGATCCGAAGCGGCTCATGCCGATCGACGCCTATCTGAAGCGCTGGATACCGAGGCGTGTTTTCGCGCCGGGAACGGTTCCGGCCTATTCGAACTGGGCGACGACGCTCGCGGGATACATCGTTCAGCGCGTCTCAAACGAACCGTTCGAAGTCTATGTCGAACGTAATATCTTCGCGCCTTTGCGGATGAACAACGCGACGTTCCGCCAGCCGCTGCCGGCGCGGTTCACGGCGCAGGCCGCGCAAGGATATGGACGTGCAAGCGGCAAGCCGATCCCCTTTGAGCTCGTCGGCCCGGCACCCGCGGGCAGCCTGAGCATCACCGGCAACGACATGGCGCGCTTCATGCTCGCGCATTTGAACGGTGGCGAATATGACGGCGGGCGCATCCTGTCCCCCGCAACGACGGCGCAAATGCATGCCGCCCAACCAGGTGGAATCGCGAACCTGAACCGCATGGCGCTCGGCTTTTTCGAAAGCAACATCAACAATCGTCGCGTCATCGGGCATCTGGGCGATTCCGAAGCCTTTCACAGTGCCCTTCATCTGTTCCCCGCCGAGAATGTCGGGCTGTATCTGTCGCTGAGCAGCGCGGGTGACGCGGGCGCGGCCGGCAAGATCCGGATCGCATTGTTCGACGCTTTCGCCGATCGCTACTTCCCGTCGCCCAGCCGCCCGATCGTGGCGGGCGTCGACGATGCGAACGCGCGCCAGCATGCGGCGATGATGGCCGGCAACTGGAGCAATACGCGCGGGTCGCAGTCGAGCTTCATGGCGCTGGTCGGCTTGCTCGGGCAGATGAACGTATCGAGCGGCCCGAAAGGCGAGTTGATCGTCCCTGCGTTGAAAGGCTTCGGCGGCGGCGTCCGCAAATGGGTAGAGGTATCGCCTTTCCTGTGGGCCGATCCGATGAGCCACGAGCGGCTTGGCGCGGAGGTGAAGGACGGTAAGGTCGTCCGGTTCGCGATGGACCAGGTCGCACCGGTAATGGAATATCACCAGACGCCGGCGGCACGATCCTCCTCCTGGCTGCTGCCCGCCCTTTACGTCGCACTCGCCGTGATGGCGTTGACGGCCGTGCTGTGGCCGATCCGGGCCATCGTGCGCCGTCGGTTCAAGGGCGTACTCGCCATGACGCCGCAGCGGCTGCGCGCATTCCGCGCTTCGCGGATCATGGCGATTGCCACCGTGCTGGTGCTTGTCGGCTGGTTGACGACCGTCACCGTGATGAGCGCGGACACAAACAGCCTCGGCAGCGCAATGGATCCGGCGCTGTGGATGCTGCAAATTGCCGGCGCGGTCGTCTTCGTCGGCGGTGTCGCGATCATGGCGTGGAACCTCTGGGCAGCCTGGACGGCACCGGCCGGGTGGCCGGGGCGGATCTGGGCGATCCTGCTGCTGCTGTCCGCATTGGTAATCCTGTGGATCGCTTACGCCTTCGGCCTGATGGCGATGAGCGTGAATTACTGA
- a CDS encoding TonB-dependent receptor domain-containing protein yields MAFPAAAQEAPNATVPGPTAGPIPAETNAEPVAGDEIVVTGSRIARSGFTSPTPTTVLGAAELDNAGVTNVGQLAQQIPAFTATFTPATSTLQSQLAGAAFLNLRNLGNNRTLVLVNSRRFVSTTTGATVDTNVVPSSLIERVEVVTGGASAAYGSDAVAGVVNLILKRNVQGVTGEIQSGISTYGDNATYKGSLAWGTGFADGAGHFTIAAEGEKNEGVLSQASRPWADGAYGLISNPAAGNPRRFILPGLQLANASLGGLFVNGPLRGTDFGPGGVPRPFVYGQYQGAYQIGGSGVEGSDLISLSVPFERYSFYSTGEYDFGGLTAFFEGSYSYSRGYNPRLTPPFNLGNITIQRDNAFLPAALAAQLPTTTITTPNFGRFSPDFGYFESDTSNRTKRIVAGLEGEIGAGWKFTIYGEYGKTDYRALLRNNVITQRFTRAVNSVLVGGVPTCRVNAVTVTDAACVPLNLFGQGSPSAAALDYIHGTQSYDVDIDQRVAAAEIQGNLFRIGKNAVTLAVGGEVRQDKVSGVSDAISQSGGFAIGNPRALAGKINVKEAFAEVLVPLIHDAPFFQALDLNGAIRVTDYSTSGTVTTWKGGATWQVNELLRLRATRSRDIRAPNSDELFTNALFRFAGISDPANNGSTYTVQIISQGNRALNPEIANTFTAGAVLTPGFVPGLRASVDYYDIKIRDGIGQLSAQETVDGCFTGNAEYCGFIARNGSNQVTSVTSTQVNVARQTTRGVDLELSYTRPLGDGTISIRGLGTYVDKLVLISNIDRVGQVGLGSSGVPRWKANASITYDRGPFTLFLQDRFVGGGTYDATYVEGVDINDNSVSGRNYVDLSLQLKVVDTPRQRVQLFFNVRNLLNQDPPHTPSTFQTPSQTNGVFYDVIGRQFATGVRFRF; encoded by the coding sequence ATGGCGTTTCCCGCAGCTGCGCAGGAAGCACCGAACGCCACTGTTCCTGGACCGACCGCGGGGCCGATCCCTGCAGAAACCAATGCCGAGCCGGTGGCGGGGGACGAGATCGTCGTCACAGGATCCCGCATCGCGCGTAGCGGGTTCACATCGCCGACGCCGACCACCGTGCTGGGCGCAGCCGAACTCGACAATGCCGGCGTGACCAATGTTGGCCAACTCGCTCAACAGATACCCGCGTTCACCGCGACCTTCACGCCCGCGACCTCGACCCTTCAGTCACAGCTCGCCGGGGCCGCCTTCCTGAATTTGCGCAACCTTGGAAACAATCGCACGCTGGTGCTGGTGAACTCGCGACGCTTCGTATCGACGACCACGGGAGCGACCGTCGATACCAACGTCGTCCCAAGTTCGCTGATCGAACGCGTCGAGGTTGTGACCGGCGGCGCATCCGCGGCCTATGGTTCGGACGCCGTCGCGGGCGTCGTGAACCTTATCCTCAAGCGGAATGTGCAGGGTGTGACCGGCGAAATCCAGTCGGGCATAAGCACGTATGGCGACAATGCGACGTACAAGGGATCGCTCGCCTGGGGCACGGGCTTCGCCGACGGCGCAGGCCATTTCACGATCGCGGCCGAGGGTGAGAAGAACGAAGGCGTCCTATCCCAGGCCAGCCGTCCCTGGGCGGATGGGGCCTATGGCCTGATCTCCAACCCCGCCGCCGGCAACCCGCGACGGTTCATCCTGCCGGGGCTACAGCTCGCCAATGCATCGCTTGGCGGCCTGTTCGTCAACGGGCCACTGCGCGGCACAGATTTTGGACCCGGCGGGGTGCCCCGCCCCTTCGTTTACGGACAATATCAGGGCGCTTATCAGATCGGTGGCAGCGGGGTCGAAGGCAGCGACCTCATCTCTCTTAGCGTGCCGTTCGAGCGATACTCTTTCTATTCCACCGGCGAGTATGATTTCGGCGGCCTTACCGCGTTCTTCGAAGGATCCTATTCGTATTCGCGCGGCTACAATCCCCGGCTCACCCCGCCCTTCAATCTCGGCAACATCACGATCCAGCGCGACAATGCATTCCTGCCCGCGGCTCTGGCGGCGCAGTTGCCGACGACGACGATCACGACGCCGAACTTCGGACGGTTCAGCCCGGACTTCGGGTATTTCGAAAGCGATACCAGCAACCGCACGAAACGGATCGTCGCGGGACTGGAGGGCGAGATCGGCGCGGGTTGGAAATTCACCATCTACGGCGAATATGGAAAGACGGATTACCGAGCATTGCTGCGCAACAACGTTATCACGCAGCGCTTCACCCGGGCGGTCAATTCGGTCCTGGTCGGAGGCGTGCCGACTTGCCGCGTCAACGCGGTCACCGTGACGGACGCCGCCTGCGTGCCGCTCAATCTGTTCGGACAGGGCAGTCCGAGTGCGGCTGCTCTGGACTATATCCACGGCACTCAAAGCTATGACGTCGATATCGATCAGCGCGTCGCAGCCGCGGAAATCCAGGGCAATCTGTTTCGGATCGGTAAGAACGCCGTAACGCTCGCGGTCGGCGGCGAGGTTCGGCAGGACAAGGTGAGCGGCGTGTCCGACGCGATCTCGCAGTCGGGCGGATTCGCCATCGGCAATCCGAGGGCGCTGGCCGGCAAGATCAACGTCAAGGAAGCGTTTGCCGAGGTACTCGTACCGCTCATCCATGACGCACCCTTTTTCCAGGCGCTTGATCTGAACGGCGCGATCCGCGTGACGGATTACAGCACCAGCGGTACCGTCACGACGTGGAAGGGTGGCGCGACATGGCAGGTGAACGAACTTCTCAGGCTCCGTGCCACGCGATCACGCGATATCCGTGCGCCCAATTCCGACGAACTGTTCACCAACGCCCTGTTCCGCTTCGCCGGTATTTCCGACCCGGCGAATAACGGCTCGACCTATACGGTCCAGATCATCTCGCAGGGCAATCGCGCGCTGAATCCTGAGATCGCCAATACCTTCACTGCGGGCGCCGTGCTCACGCCCGGCTTCGTCCCTGGCCTGCGCGCCTCCGTAGACTATTACGACATCAAGATTCGTGACGGGATCGGACAACTCAGTGCGCAGGAAACCGTCGACGGCTGCTTCACCGGCAATGCCGAGTATTGCGGGTTCATCGCCCGTAACGGCAGCAACCAGGTCACGTCGGTGACAAGCACGCAGGTAAACGTGGCGCGTCAAACGACCCGCGGCGTCGATCTCGAGCTTTCCTACACGCGACCGCTCGGCGACGGGACGATCAGCATCCGTGGCTTGGGCACGTATGTCGATAAACTCGTGCTGATATCGAACATCGATCGCGTCGGTCAGGTTGGTCTGGGATCGAGCGGGGTGCCACGTTGGAAAGCGAATGCGAGCATCACCTACGATCGGGGACCGTTCACTCTCTTCCTGCAGGACCGGTTCGTCGGCGGTGGCACTTATGACGCGACATATGTCGAGGGTGTCGACATCAACGACAACAGCGTGTCGGGGCGCAATTACGTTGATCTGTCGCTGCAGTTGAAGGTGGTCGATACACCCCGTCAACGCGTGCAATTGTTCTTCAACGTCCGGAATCTTCTGAACCAGGATCCGCCGCATACGCCCAGTACGTTCCAGACGCCGTCACAGACCAACGGGGTTTTCTACGACGTGATCGGACGGCAGTTTGCGACCGGCGTCCGGTTCCGGTTCTGA
- a CDS encoding Lrp/AsnC family transcriptional regulator, with protein sequence MTSLDAFEIKIIRELQRDASLTTAQIADRVGLSPSPCWRRIDRLERDGIIKKRVAVIDRRKVGFNAHIFAQVRLNAHGRANLDDFSQAIRDFPEVLDAYVLMGTTDFMLRIVTRDIEAYERFFFEKLSKLDGVQEITSTVALSEIKSTSELPI encoded by the coding sequence ATGACCAGCCTTGACGCCTTCGAGATAAAGATCATCCGCGAATTGCAGCGCGATGCGTCGCTCACTACTGCCCAGATCGCCGATCGGGTAGGGCTGTCGCCGTCGCCGTGCTGGCGAAGGATCGACCGGCTGGAACGCGATGGAATCATCAAGAAGCGCGTCGCGGTGATCGACCGGCGGAAAGTCGGGTTCAACGCGCACATCTTCGCCCAGGTTCGCCTCAACGCGCATGGTCGCGCGAACCTGGACGATTTCAGTCAGGCGATCCGGGATTTTCCGGAGGTTCTGGATGCCTACGTGCTGATGGGCACGACCGACTTCATGCTGAGGATCGTTACGCGCGACATCGAAGCCTATGAACGTTTCTTCTTCGAAAAGCTCAGCAAACTCGACGGCGTACAGGAAATCACGTCGACCGTCGCACTGTCGGAGATCAAGTCGACCTCCGAACTTCCGATCTAG
- a CDS encoding M20/M25/M40 family metallo-hydrolase translates to MMWEWLAAAVAVASPLSPAVAQTPLFGESEQAAILDEYIQFLAIHNVAADTAGIRRNAEALVAMMARRGLRPQLLKGADPSVPPAVYGEWKVPGASRTLVLYAHYDGQAVTPEDWKSTRPFEPKLYSDRLDRGGKPVLDWKRARLDPDWRLYGRSASDDKAGIMAILAAVDRLRSEGKRPAFNLKLVFEGEEEAGSPHLAGIIGANRALLKSDGWIIFDGPANPSGAKQVVLGVRGVVGAEITVYGPSRPLHSGHYGNWAPNPAMDLAQLLASMKDRDGKVTIKGFYDGITPFTAKERKALAAIPNTDAKLKADLALGRSEGGGVPVAEAVQLPSLNIDGIRSADVGSRARNVIPSTATATLDMRLVAGNDYRRQFDRLVAHIRSFGFEVIDRDPTLAERAAHVRLAKVTTDGGYNAERTPLDHPLALDVIAAVKRVERDTVVLPSLGGSLPLYVLREVLGAPSVTVAVANADNNQHAEDENLRLGNLWDAIAIARSILSMERAK, encoded by the coding sequence ATGATGTGGGAATGGCTGGCCGCCGCGGTGGCGGTTGCATCTCCTCTGTCGCCGGCTGTCGCGCAGACACCGCTGTTCGGCGAGAGCGAACAGGCTGCAATCCTAGACGAATATATCCAGTTCCTCGCGATCCACAACGTCGCGGCGGATACGGCCGGTATTCGCCGCAACGCCGAAGCGCTGGTCGCGATGATGGCCCGCCGCGGCCTCAGGCCGCAGTTACTGAAAGGCGCGGATCCGTCGGTTCCTCCTGCCGTATATGGCGAGTGGAAGGTGCCGGGAGCATCGCGCACGCTCGTCCTCTATGCGCACTATGATGGGCAGGCGGTCACCCCGGAGGACTGGAAGTCGACCCGTCCCTTCGAACCGAAACTCTATTCGGACCGGCTGGACCGCGGCGGCAAACCGGTCCTCGACTGGAAGCGCGCCCGGCTGGATCCGGACTGGCGCCTCTACGGACGTTCGGCTTCCGACGATAAGGCGGGCATCATGGCAATCCTCGCTGCGGTCGATCGCCTACGTAGCGAAGGCAAACGGCCGGCTTTCAATCTCAAGCTCGTTTTCGAAGGCGAGGAAGAGGCGGGATCACCGCATCTGGCGGGCATAATCGGTGCCAACCGCGCGCTGCTCAAATCGGACGGCTGGATCATATTCGACGGACCCGCAAATCCGTCGGGTGCGAAACAGGTGGTGCTTGGCGTACGCGGCGTCGTCGGCGCGGAGATCACCGTCTACGGTCCGTCGCGACCGCTCCACAGCGGTCATTACGGAAACTGGGCGCCGAACCCGGCGATGGATCTCGCTCAGTTGCTCGCGTCGATGAAGGATCGCGATGGCAAGGTGACGATCAAGGGCTTTTACGACGGCATAACGCCGTTCACTGCGAAGGAACGCAAGGCGCTTGCCGCCATCCCGAACACCGATGCGAAGCTGAAGGCGGATCTCGCGCTCGGGCGCAGCGAAGGCGGCGGCGTACCGGTGGCGGAGGCGGTACAATTGCCCTCGCTCAACATCGACGGCATCCGCAGCGCGGATGTCGGGTCGCGCGCTCGGAACGTCATTCCATCGACCGCGACCGCGACGCTGGATATGCGGCTGGTGGCGGGAAACGATTATCGGCGGCAGTTCGACAGGCTGGTTGCGCATATCCGCTCGTTCGGTTTCGAAGTGATCGATCGTGATCCGACCCTGGCCGAACGCGCGGCGCACGTCCGTCTGGCGAAGGTGACTACGGACGGTGGGTACAATGCCGAACGCACCCCTCTCGACCACCCGCTCGCGCTCGACGTGATCGCGGCGGTCAAGCGGGTCGAGCGCGATACGGTCGTCCTGCCCTCGCTCGGTGGGAGCCTGCCGCTTTATGTCCTGCGCGAGGTGCTCGGCGCACCAAGCGTCACAGTCGCCGTCGCGAATGCCGACAACAATCAACATGCCGAGGACGAGAACCTGCGGCTGGGAAACCTGTGGGATGCGATAGCGATCGCACGGTCGATCCTGTCGATGGAGCGCGCGAAGTAA
- a CDS encoding N-acyl-D-amino-acid deacylase family protein, with amino-acid sequence MIRAMSRHVMSGVLGAAAALVSNAAHAQTYDTIIRGGTIVDGSGLLAFKGDVAIDGKHIAAVGDLGSATATDIIDAHGLVVAPGFINIHSHAQPDAVATAVNMLTQGVTTEITNADGHGTTDITKQLAGFAANGLAENIGLYIGFNAAWAEVVGNDDRRATSGEIARMRDILDLNLSNGAWGVASGLDYKPGYYAHVDEVVGVVSVAGKWRTNFPNHDRIRPEENYSSFKGMAETIAIGEQTGVIPVITHIKTQGAEQGNAAAVIAIMDAATRRGTYTAADVYPYLAGLSGLSLNVPGWAIAGGRDAMLKRFADPATRARIATETETAMKRRWNGPDGIYLFNMGREFADIVREMNVRPGEAVIRLLEQQEHSAILRFGKEEDVIAFLKYRNSAMACDCGASIGQKGHPRGWGSFPRVLGHYVREQKVLTLEDAIRKMTALPAAIIGMNDRGYLAPGMAADIAVFDPRTIRDHATYQEPTKPSEGVRYVVVNGIVALREGRSTATKTGEVVLRTRHMPSRPMTPATMARGLQVTGDVGGHDKSYTVAVSLRQQPGQRAASGKLTLTDVRSGTIWSTERIGTLQNAKGWTSVTAILRDPAGKWHAAMVTLDEADTSSGKAKPTLVVQLDGGADMIGIPK; translated from the coding sequence ATGATCCGCGCAATGTCTCGCCATGTGATGTCCGGCGTACTCGGCGCCGCAGCCGCGTTGGTATCGAATGCTGCTCATGCGCAAACATACGACACGATCATCCGCGGCGGGACGATCGTCGACGGCAGCGGTCTTCTGGCATTCAAGGGCGATGTCGCTATCGACGGAAAACACATCGCCGCGGTTGGCGATCTGGGGTCGGCCACCGCGACCGACATCATCGACGCGCACGGCCTTGTCGTTGCGCCGGGCTTCATCAATATTCACAGCCACGCGCAGCCGGATGCCGTGGCGACCGCGGTCAACATGCTCACACAAGGCGTGACGACCGAGATCACCAATGCGGACGGCCACGGCACGACCGATATCACGAAGCAATTAGCCGGTTTTGCGGCTAACGGACTTGCCGAGAATATCGGGCTGTACATCGGCTTCAACGCTGCTTGGGCGGAGGTCGTCGGCAATGACGATCGCCGCGCCACGTCGGGCGAGATCGCCCGGATGCGCGACATTCTGGACCTTAACCTATCGAACGGGGCTTGGGGTGTCGCCTCCGGCCTGGACTATAAACCCGGCTATTACGCGCATGTCGACGAAGTGGTCGGCGTCGTTTCGGTGGCCGGCAAGTGGCGCACCAATTTTCCCAATCACGATCGCATCAGGCCCGAAGAAAATTACAGTTCGTTCAAGGGCATGGCGGAAACCATCGCGATCGGCGAACAGACCGGCGTGATCCCGGTTATCACGCATATTAAAACGCAAGGGGCCGAGCAGGGCAACGCAGCGGCAGTCATCGCGATTATGGACGCCGCGACTAGGCGCGGTACCTATACCGCAGCCGACGTCTATCCCTATCTCGCCGGTTTGAGCGGACTGTCGTTGAACGTGCCGGGCTGGGCCATCGCAGGTGGTCGCGACGCGATGCTGAAGCGATTTGCGGATCCCGCGACGCGAGCGCGTATCGCCACCGAAACCGAGACCGCGATGAAGCGGCGCTGGAATGGTCCCGATGGCATCTATTTGTTCAACATGGGGCGAGAATTCGCGGACATCGTCAGGGAAATGAACGTTCGTCCCGGCGAGGCCGTGATCCGCCTACTGGAGCAGCAAGAGCATTCGGCTATCCTGCGCTTCGGCAAGGAGGAAGATGTCATTGCGTTCCTGAAATATCGCAACAGCGCCATGGCTTGCGATTGCGGCGCATCGATCGGCCAGAAGGGACATCCGCGCGGCTGGGGCTCATTCCCGCGCGTGCTGGGCCATTACGTCCGCGAACAGAAGGTACTGACGCTGGAGGACGCGATCCGCAAGATGACGGCGCTGCCGGCGGCGATCATCGGCATGAACGACCGGGGATATCTGGCGCCGGGCATGGCCGCGGATATCGCGGTGTTCGATCCGCGTACGATCCGCGATCATGCGACCTATCAGGAACCGACCAAGCCATCCGAGGGCGTGCGCTACGTGGTCGTAAACGGCATCGTCGCGTTGCGCGAAGGGCGATCGACCGCGACGAAGACGGGCGAGGTGGTGCTGCGCACCCGGCACATGCCGAGCCGCCCGATGACGCCGGCCACGATGGCCAGGGGCTTGCAAGTGACTGGAGACGTAGGCGGCCACGATAAAAGCTATACCGTCGCGGTATCGCTGCGGCAGCAACCCGGGCAGCGTGCGGCATCAGGCAAGCTGACGCTGACGGACGTACGGTCCGGCACAATCTGGAGCACGGAGCGTATCGGAACGCTGCAAAACGCCAAGGGGTGGACCAGCGTCACCGCGATCCTTCGCGATCCCGCAGGCAAATGGCATGCGGCGATGGTGACGCTGGATGAGGCCGATACGAGCAGCGGCAAGGCGAAGCCGACGCTCGTCGTACAACTGGACGGCGGCGCCGATATGATCGGTATTCCTAAATGA
- a CDS encoding N-acyl-D-amino-acid deacylase family protein: MKIRRIKVAIATGAMVFAAAFAPPPAPMYDTLLRGGTIYDGLGGAGRVGDVAIKGERIVYVGPRAPGTATTVVDAEGLAVAPGFINMLSWAVESLIADGRSLSDIRQGVTLEVFGEGDSMGPLSPEMKRLTQQRQGDVRYDVGWQSLFEYLEWLTKRGIAPNVASFVGATTVRANVLGEKDVDPTPEQLTRMRALVAAEMRGGAMGVGSSLIYAPASYAETPELIALVDEVARCDGMYISHMRSEGDRLIEAIDELISIARQTGARAEIYHFKQAGKENWPKIDAAIARVEAARAGGLPITANMYPYTMGGSGLDASMPTWVQDGGLEAWIERMKQPEIRKRLIAEMRAPGVGWENLYRASGGAEGLIASGFKSDRLKPLAGKTIAEIAKMRGTGPEETMMDLVIEDGSRVGILYRFMDEKNVARAVSLPWMSFGSDADSQAPEGPFLKSRPHPRAYGTFARVLGHYARDGKRMPMAEAIRRMTSLPAANLKLRDRGQLKVGYQADLAIFDPRTILDRSTVEKPQAFATGMRHVFVNGQQVLRNGEPTGARPGQVVRGPGWRGWPDGGACKPRTGRPR, from the coding sequence ATGAAAATACGGCGGATCAAGGTTGCGATCGCCACGGGTGCAATGGTGTTTGCCGCGGCATTTGCACCGCCCCCTGCACCCATGTACGACACGCTGTTGCGCGGCGGCACGATCTATGACGGGCTCGGCGGCGCCGGGCGGGTCGGCGACGTCGCGATCAAGGGCGAACGGATCGTCTATGTCGGGCCGAGAGCGCCTGGCACCGCGACGACAGTGGTCGATGCGGAGGGGCTCGCAGTCGCTCCCGGCTTCATCAACATGCTCAGTTGGGCCGTGGAATCGCTCATCGCCGATGGCCGGAGCCTGAGCGACATCCGGCAGGGCGTTACGCTGGAGGTGTTCGGCGAGGGCGACAGCATGGGGCCGCTATCACCCGAAATGAAGCGTCTCACGCAACAGCGTCAGGGCGACGTTCGCTACGACGTCGGCTGGCAGTCTCTGTTTGAATATCTCGAATGGCTCACCAAACGCGGCATTGCCCCTAATGTCGCATCCTTCGTCGGTGCGACAACGGTGCGCGCCAACGTGCTCGGCGAGAAGGACGTAGACCCGACACCCGAGCAATTGACCCGCATGCGTGCTCTGGTCGCGGCAGAAATGCGTGGCGGGGCGATGGGTGTCGGATCGTCTTTGATCTACGCACCGGCAAGCTATGCCGAAACGCCGGAACTGATTGCATTGGTCGATGAGGTCGCCCGCTGCGACGGTATGTATATCAGCCATATGCGGTCGGAGGGCGACCGGCTGATCGAGGCTATCGACGAACTCATCTCCATCGCCCGCCAGACCGGCGCGCGGGCCGAAATCTATCACTTCAAACAGGCCGGCAAAGAGAATTGGCCGAAGATCGACGCGGCGATCGCTCGCGTCGAGGCCGCTCGCGCAGGCGGCCTGCCGATCACCGCCAATATGTATCCCTATACGATGGGCGGATCGGGGCTGGACGCGTCGATGCCGACCTGGGTGCAGGACGGCGGGCTGGAGGCGTGGATCGAGCGGATGAAGCAGCCTGAAATCCGCAAGCGGCTGATCGCGGAGATGCGCGCGCCGGGCGTGGGCTGGGAGAATTTGTATCGTGCTTCCGGCGGGGCCGAGGGGCTGATCGCATCGGGGTTCAAGTCTGACCGGCTTAAACCACTGGCGGGCAAGACCATCGCCGAAATTGCGAAGATGCGCGGCACCGGTCCCGAAGAAACGATGATGGACCTGGTTATCGAGGATGGCAGCCGGGTCGGTATCCTTTATCGCTTCATGGACGAGAAGAACGTGGCGCGTGCCGTTTCTCTGCCGTGGATGAGCTTCGGTTCCGACGCGGACTCGCAGGCACCGGAGGGTCCGTTCCTGAAATCGCGGCCGCATCCGCGCGCTTACGGAACCTTTGCACGGGTGCTGGGCCATTATGCGCGCGACGGAAAGCGCATGCCGATGGCCGAAGCGATCCGCCGCATGACCTCCCTGCCCGCCGCGAATCTGAAACTGCGCGATCGTGGACAATTGAAGGTCGGATACCAAGCGGATCTCGCGATTTTCGACCCACGCACCATACTCGACCGATCGACCGTCGAAAAACCGCAGGCGTTCGCTACCGGCATGCGCCACGTCTTCGTCAACGGGCAGCAGGTCCTTCGTAATGGCGAACCCACCGGGGCGCGCCCAGGTCAGGTCGTGCGCGGACCAGGCTGGCGAGGATGGCCGGATGGCGGGGCGTGCAAGCCGCGAACCGGACGACCTCGGTAA